In bacterium, a single genomic region encodes these proteins:
- a CDS encoding DUF5110 domain-containing protein, translated as MLSRLLLALLITTTIAQANYKFASPVASIESTERGALVTCTDGVTLELKFFTPEIVRITVVRPDDPESLLGEALVLAPDSGVLLNRTEESDYIELSTGKYTVRLDRDSLHLSWYIPSAGVTYLADDPAMAYGFDGNEVRTWKKLAPGEKFFGLGLKGGGLDRRGRELVLWNSDTPGYQDSSDPLYQSVPFYIGLRDGIAYGVFFNNSYKTRFNFGAGQQRYSSFAAEDGPMDYFVIFGPTIKEVVTRFTDLTGKMILPPLWSLGYQQCRWSYYPESEVRTLAQTFRDKDIPCDVIYLDIHHMDGYRVFTFDSTRFPDPEKLFSDLGKDGFKVIPIIDPGVKADWEYFMASEGLAGGHFVKFPDHSVHIGEVWPGQSYFPDYSNPKTRAWWGKHVAQFRKRGVRGFWNDMNEPACWGQAFPLETIFNDNGLNSSHKKMHNLYALHMAQATYEGLLKEFPNERPFILTRAGFAGMQRYAAAWTGDNVASEDHLELGIRLMLSMGLSGQPNIGMDIGGFMGTPSPELFVRWMQVGAVSPFCRTHSHFGSNDKEPWSFGENNEAIARKFIKFRYELLPTLYTLFQQASVTGEPIWRPMFYEFQNDPKCYDWAYQQQFMLGENILVAPVTRVGQYTKKVYLPEGRWLDWNTKRVYDGNQEIIVDAHLDWLPMFLRDGAVIARREAQDYSDQSPMKELTLDIYTYGRRSHSQFQHYEDDGTSVAYQDSAFNRTDYNAGNAEGFHQLFRYKHTANYSAPDSKLTIRWWDVVKTPTDIMLNDKPIELTDARLLYDPDRKLFEISLPSAHQFNKLEFMSQSQQLYYMK; from the coding sequence ATGCTTAGCAGGCTACTCCTCGCCCTCCTCATAACCACCACAATTGCGCAGGCCAACTACAAGTTCGCCTCGCCTGTGGCCTCCATTGAGTCCACCGAACGCGGCGCGTTAGTCACCTGTACTGACGGCGTCACGCTCGAACTCAAATTCTTTACTCCCGAAATCGTTCGCATCACTGTGGTCCGCCCCGACGATCCCGAGTCTTTGCTTGGCGAGGCACTCGTGCTCGCTCCGGACTCAGGCGTGCTCCTGAACCGCACTGAGGAAAGCGACTACATCGAACTTTCGACCGGCAAATACACCGTGCGCCTGGACCGCGATTCGTTGCATCTGTCGTGGTACATACCAAGTGCCGGTGTCACATATTTAGCCGACGACCCCGCCATGGCCTACGGCTTCGACGGTAACGAAGTCCGCACGTGGAAGAAGCTTGCTCCCGGAGAAAAGTTCTTCGGCCTTGGCCTGAAGGGCGGAGGCCTCGACCGCCGCGGCCGCGAATTGGTCTTATGGAACAGCGATACTCCCGGCTATCAGGATTCCAGCGACCCGCTCTATCAATCCGTCCCCTTCTACATCGGCCTGCGCGACGGCATCGCCTACGGCGTCTTCTTCAACAACTCCTACAAAACTCGTTTCAATTTCGGCGCCGGTCAACAGCGCTATTCATCTTTCGCCGCCGAAGATGGCCCGATGGATTACTTTGTCATCTTCGGCCCCACGATCAAAGAAGTCGTCACACGCTTCACCGACCTCACGGGTAAAATGATTCTCCCGCCGCTCTGGTCACTCGGCTATCAACAGTGCCGCTGGAGCTACTATCCCGAATCCGAAGTCCGCACACTCGCCCAGACCTTTCGCGACAAAGATATTCCTTGTGATGTCATCTACCTCGATATTCATCACATGGACGGCTATCGCGTCTTCACCTTCGACAGCACGCGCTTTCCCGATCCCGAAAAACTCTTCAGTGATTTAGGCAAAGACGGCTTCAAAGTCATTCCCATCATAGACCCCGGCGTTAAAGCCGACTGGGAATATTTCATGGCCTCCGAAGGATTAGCAGGCGGTCACTTTGTTAAATTCCCCGACCACTCCGTTCACATCGGTGAAGTCTGGCCAGGTCAAAGCTATTTCCCTGATTACTCCAATCCCAAAACCCGCGCGTGGTGGGGCAAACACGTCGCGCAATTCCGCAAACGGGGTGTGCGCGGATTCTGGAACGACATGAACGAACCCGCCTGTTGGGGACAAGCATTTCCGTTGGAGACAATCTTTAACGACAACGGACTGAACTCGTCGCACAAGAAAATGCATAACCTCTACGCGTTGCACATGGCCCAGGCAACGTACGAAGGTTTGCTGAAGGAATTTCCCAACGAACGCCCGTTCATTCTCACGCGCGCGGGATTCGCCGGTATGCAGCGCTACGCCGCCGCGTGGACAGGTGACAACGTTGCAAGTGAAGACCATCTCGAACTCGGCATTCGCCTGATGCTCTCAATGGGCCTATCCGGTCAACCCAATATCGGCATGGACATCGGAGGCTTCATGGGCACACCGTCTCCCGAACTCTTTGTCCGCTGGATGCAAGTCGGTGCCGTCTCGCCATTCTGCCGAACTCATTCGCACTTCGGCTCCAACGACAAAGAACCATGGTCTTTCGGCGAGAACAACGAAGCCATCGCCCGCAAGTTCATCAAGTTCCGCTACGAGTTATTGCCAACGCTTTACACTCTCTTCCAGCAAGCAAGCGTAACAGGCGAACCCATCTGGCGCCCGATGTTCTACGAATTCCAAAACGATCCCAAATGTTACGACTGGGCCTATCAACAGCAATTCATGCTCGGCGAAAACATTCTCGTCGCCCCCGTCACCCGCGTTGGCCAATACACCAAAAAAGTCTATCTCCCCGAAGGCCGCTGGCTCGACTGGAACACAAAAAGAGTGTACGACGGCAACCAGGAGATCATCGTGGATGCGCATTTGGATTGGCTCCCCATGTTCTTGCGGGATGGAGCGGTGATCGCTCGTCGCGAAGCACAAGATTACTCTGATCAGTCTCCGATGAAGGAATTGACACTCGACATCTACACCTATGGTCGTCGCTCGCACTCCCAGTTTCAGCACTACGAAGATGACGGCACAAGCGTCGCGTATCAGGACAGCGCTTTCAACCGCACCGACTACAACGCCGGAAATGCGGAGGGCTTCCATCAGCTTTTTCGATACAAACATACCGCAAACTACAGTGCGCCGGATAGCAAATTAACGATTCGCTGGTGGGATGTTGTCAAGACACCGACTGATATCATGCTCAACGATAAACCGATAGAATTAACGGACGCGCGCCTGTTATACGATCCGGACCGGAAGCTCTTCGAGATATCGCTTCCATCCGCGCACCAATTCAATAAGCTCGAATTCATGAGCCAAAGCCAGCAACTTTATTACATGAAATAG